One genomic segment of Ictalurus punctatus breed USDA103 chromosome 12, Coco_2.0, whole genome shotgun sequence includes these proteins:
- the LOC128634118 gene encoding general transcription factor II-I repeat domain-containing protein 2A-like — protein sequence MDKKWLSDLAFLVDVTELLNVLNVQLQGKDQIITQLFYHIRAYKQKLLLLRRHLSAGNLANFPCFREAGMMKEKVPEYDAVLSNLIQEFDSRFEDFRHTASDFEWFVQPFTISVDTVSDDLQMEPIELQCDSELKHKFRSLPLTDFYKCVPANRFPKMCKQAQVMLSLFGSIYHCEQTFSLMNLNKCKLRCKVTDSHLHNILTLTVSPLHPNLEKLLKNKVQLHVSH from the exons atggataagaaatggctttctgacctggctttcctggtggacgtcacagagctgctcaatgttttaaatgttcagctccAGGGAAAAGACCAGATTATCACCCAGCTTTTTTATCACATCAGAGCCtacaaacaaaaactactgcTGCTCAGAAGACATCTCTCAGCAG GAAATTTAGCCAATTTTCCCTGTTTTAGAGAGGCAGGCATGATGAAAGAGAAGGTACCTGAGTATGATGCTGTTCTCAGCAACCTTATCCAGGAGTTTGACAGTCGCTTTGAGGACTTCAGACACACTGCATCTGACTTTGAGTGGTTTGTTCAACCtttcaccatcagtgtggacacagtcagtgatgatcttCAGATGGAACCAATTGagcttcagtgtgattcagaactcaaacacaagttcaggtcccttcccttgacagacttctacaaatgtgtcccAGCAAACAGGTTCCCAAAGATGTgcaaacaggcacaagtgaTGCTGTCTCTGTTTGGCAGTATCTACCACTGTGAACAGACTTTCAGTCTGATGAACTTAAACAAGTGTAAACTGAGATGTAAAGTAACTGACTCTCACCTCCATAATATCTTGACTTTGACAGTAAGTCCACTGCATCCCAATTTggaaaaacttttgaaaaataaggtccagcttcatgtgtctcattaG